In Geminocystis sp. NIES-3709, a single genomic region encodes these proteins:
- a CDS encoding DJ-1/PfpI family protein, translating to MSKGKIGVLIEEHFDATEFKRFNEFFPENGYEVEYISHLWGNKELKFGSNPENDIIEFHATVTTEVNDVKPSDYKGIIAIGAYAMDRLRYQVTVKKGEKNKAPAVEFLRKAVAEDNVKLGTICHSLWLFCADPDLLKNKKVTCAHNIICDVENAGADVVYDNDVTADLVIDGNLITGKHPGVVDLFLDAFLAEIEK from the coding sequence ATGTCTAAAGGAAAAATAGGTGTACTTATAGAGGAACATTTTGACGCAACAGAATTTAAGCGTTTTAATGAGTTTTTCCCTGAAAATGGTTACGAAGTAGAATATATCTCACATTTATGGGGTAATAAAGAACTTAAATTTGGTTCTAATCCTGAGAATGATATTATCGAATTTCATGCTACCGTGACGACTGAAGTAAATGATGTTAAACCTTCCGATTATAAAGGAATAATTGCCATTGGAGCTTATGCAATGGATAGGTTACGCTATCAGGTAACAGTAAAAAAAGGTGAAAAAAATAAAGCCCCTGCTGTTGAATTTTTGCGTAAAGCAGTAGCAGAAGATAATGTAAAGTTAGGTACTATTTGTCATAGTCTTTGGCTATTTTGTGCAGATCCAGATTTACTCAAAAACAAAAAAGTTACTTGTGCTCATAACATTATCTGTGATGTAGAAAACGCTGGAGCTGATGTAGTTTATGACAATGATGTGACCGCAGATTTAGTTATCGATGGAAACTTGATTACAGGAAAACATCCAGGAGTTGTTGATTTATTCCTCGATGCTTTTTTGGCAGAAATAGAAAAGTAA
- a CDS encoding GuaB3 family IMP dehydrogenase-related protein, translating into MSIVIGRGKQARRAYGIDEIALAPGNCTLDPILADTRVNLGGIEREIPIIASAMDGVVDVKMAVLLSELGSLGVLNLEGIQTRYEDPNPILDRIASVGKSEFVGLMQELYSEPIKPELIKQRIIQIKQLGGIAAVSLTPAGASQFGAVVAEAGADLVFIQATVVSTAHLSPESVTPLDLARFCAEMPMPVILGNCVTYDVTLNLLKAGAAGILVGIGPGAACTSRGVLGVGVPQATAVADCSAARDDFHKETGKYIPIIADGGIITGGDICKCIACGADAVMIGSPIARSAEAPGRGFHWGMATPSPVLPRGTRINVGTTGTISEILRGPAKLDDGTHNLLGALKTSMGTLGAKNIKEMQEVEVVIAPSLLTEGKVYQKAQQLGMGK; encoded by the coding sequence GTGAGTATTGTAATCGGTCGTGGAAAACAAGCCCGTAGAGCCTACGGTATAGATGAAATAGCCTTAGCCCCGGGAAATTGTACACTAGATCCTATTTTAGCGGATACCCGTGTCAATCTTGGCGGTATTGAAAGAGAAATCCCTATTATTGCCAGTGCCATGGATGGAGTAGTTGATGTCAAAATGGCTGTACTGCTGTCAGAATTAGGATCATTGGGAGTACTAAACTTAGAAGGCATCCAAACCCGTTACGAAGATCCCAATCCCATTTTAGATCGCATTGCCTCCGTTGGAAAATCAGAATTTGTCGGGTTAATGCAAGAATTATACAGCGAACCCATTAAACCTGAGCTAATTAAACAAAGAATTATCCAAATCAAACAACTAGGAGGAATTGCGGCGGTAAGTTTAACTCCGGCTGGTGCCAGTCAATTTGGTGCAGTGGTAGCGGAAGCGGGAGCGGATTTAGTATTTATTCAAGCCACTGTTGTTTCTACTGCTCATTTATCTCCTGAGTCAGTTACGCCTCTTGATTTAGCTCGTTTTTGTGCCGAAATGCCTATGCCAGTAATTCTTGGCAATTGTGTAACCTATGATGTAACTTTAAATTTACTCAAAGCAGGTGCAGCCGGTATTTTAGTTGGGATTGGACCCGGTGCAGCCTGTACTTCTAGAGGTGTTTTAGGAGTGGGTGTACCTCAAGCCACTGCAGTAGCTGATTGCTCCGCTGCTAGGGATGATTTCCACAAAGAAACCGGTAAATATATTCCCATCATTGCTGATGGTGGTATTATTACGGGGGGTGATATTTGTAAATGTATCGCTTGTGGTGCTGATGCCGTTATGATTGGTTCACCTATCGCTCGTAGTGCAGAAGCTCCCGGTAGAGGTTTTCATTGGGGTATGGCAACTCCTAGCCCTGTTCTGCCTCGTGGTACTAGGATTAATGTTGGCACTACAGGTACGATCTCCGAAATTTTAAGAGGGCCAGCAAAACTTGATGATGGTACTCATAACCTATTAGGAGCATTAAAAACAAGTATGGGTACTCTTGGAGCTAAAAATATTAAAGAAATGCAGGAAGTAGAAGTCGTCATTGCACCTTCTTTATTAACTGAAGGGAAAGTCTATCAAAAAGCCCAACAATTAGGAATGGGTAAATAG
- a CDS encoding glycosyltransferase family 2 protein, translating to MVKQNQPELSLLIPCYNEAENLERLFSSLQLVLKSLELDYEIVCINDGSKDNTLKFLIDYHYLDNRIKVINLSRNFGKEIAMSAGLDYTTGKAVIPIDADLQDPPELIIDLITKWREGYDMVYAVRKSRQGESWLKKKTADYFYSFIGKISTIPIPANTGDYRLLDEKVVKALRQLPEKNRFMKGLFSWVGYRQTAIYFERLPRYGGKSSFNYWKLWNFALDGITSFSSIPLKVWSYFGLFISVISLFYGLFLMLKTLIFGIDLPGYASTIVAILFLGGIQLITLGVIGEYIARIYEEVKGRPLYLIRETYGFDDR from the coding sequence ATGGTGAAACAAAATCAACCAGAATTATCTCTATTAATACCTTGTTATAATGAAGCGGAAAATTTAGAGCGACTTTTTTCTAGTTTACAATTAGTATTAAAATCTCTTGAGTTAGATTATGAAATAGTTTGTATTAATGATGGAAGTAAAGACAACACCCTTAAATTTTTAATTGATTATCATTACCTAGATAACCGGATTAAGGTTATTAATTTATCTCGTAATTTTGGCAAAGAAATCGCTATGAGTGCTGGGTTGGATTATACCACAGGAAAAGCGGTTATTCCGATCGATGCAGATTTACAAGATCCACCAGAATTAATTATTGATTTAATAACAAAATGGAGAGAAGGTTATGATATGGTTTATGCTGTGAGAAAATCTCGTCAGGGAGAGTCATGGTTAAAGAAAAAAACGGCGGATTATTTTTATAGTTTTATCGGAAAAATTAGTACTATTCCTATACCTGCTAATACGGGAGATTATCGTTTATTAGATGAAAAAGTTGTGAAGGCTTTAAGACAATTACCTGAAAAAAATCGCTTTATGAAAGGTTTATTCTCGTGGGTAGGTTATCGGCAAACTGCGATATATTTTGAAAGACTGCCACGATACGGAGGAAAAAGCAGTTTTAATTACTGGAAATTGTGGAATTTTGCTTTAGATGGTATCACTTCTTTTAGTTCGATTCCTCTCAAAGTATGGAGTTATTTTGGTTTATTTATTTCTGTAATTTCCCTCTTTTATGGTTTATTTCTCATGCTTAAAACTTTGATTTTTGGTATTGATTTACCGGGTTATGCTTCTACTATTGTGGCTATTTTATTTTTAGGTGGAATTCAATTAATTACTTTAGGAGTTATTGGTGAATATATTGCTCGAATTTATGAGGAAGTAAAAGGCAGACCATTATATCTTATCCGAGAAACTTATGGTTTTGACGATCGATAA
- the glgX gene encoding glycogen debranching protein GlgX — translation MQRIDILPTHTYGNFKLRRGNPYPFGTTFVPGGVNFSIFSSYATSCILVLFHKHDPEPFGEIPFPDEFRIGNVYSMVVFGLDYENLEYGYRMDGPNNFQEGHWFDRSKILLDPYAKIIGGRDVWGVTPDWDDIYHHRARLAFDDFDWEDDRPLEIPPEDQIIYEMHVRSFTNHESSGIKQTHRGTFAGIRDKIPYLKELGVNAIELMPIFEFDEFENSRPNPQTGETLYNYWGYSTVGFFAPKAGYAATGKFGMQVDELKALVKELHKNEIEIILDVVFNHTAEGNEKGPIISFRGIDNKTYYMLTPEGYYYNFSGCGNTLNCNNPIVRGIVLDCLRYWASEYHIDGFRFDLASILGRDPWGAPLANPPLLETLAFDPILAKCKLIAEAWDAGGLYQVGSFPAYGRWGEWNGKYRDGVRKFIKGDSTVGDIAQRLQGSPDLYAPAGRVPATSINFITAHDGFTLMDMVSYNEKHNEANGENNNDGSNDNDSWNCGWEGETDDPGINALRHRQIKNAIAILMVSQGVPMMLMGDEMGRTKYGNNNTYCHDNDLNWLNWNLLKKNNDLFQFTKNCIAFRKAHPVLRNTQHFQNRDYVGSGYADITWHGTKAWSADWSPLSKTIAFMLCGKHAKGGTVEDNYIYVAMNVYWEATWFELPNLPPSLKWHIFANTGVPSPEDSHTVGNEPLLDNQSGLLLGDRSMVILVGK, via the coding sequence ATGCAAAGAATTGATATTCTTCCAACTCACACTTACGGTAATTTCAAATTAAGACGAGGAAATCCTTATCCTTTTGGAACAACTTTTGTTCCGGGAGGGGTTAATTTTTCTATTTTTTCTAGTTATGCCACATCTTGTATTTTAGTATTGTTTCATAAACACGACCCCGAACCTTTTGGGGAAATTCCTTTTCCTGATGAATTTCGTATTGGTAACGTTTATTCAATGGTTGTCTTCGGTTTAGACTATGAAAATCTTGAATATGGCTATCGTATGGATGGCCCTAATAATTTTCAAGAAGGTCATTGGTTCGATCGAAGTAAAATTTTACTAGACCCCTATGCCAAAATTATTGGCGGTAGAGATGTATGGGGTGTTACTCCTGACTGGGATGATATTTATCACCATCGTGCTAGACTGGCTTTTGACGATTTCGATTGGGAAGACGATCGACCTTTAGAAATTCCTCCAGAGGATCAAATTATCTATGAAATGCACGTGCGCAGTTTTACCAATCATGAGTCGTCAGGCATTAAACAAACCCATAGGGGAACATTTGCGGGGATTCGAGATAAAATTCCCTACTTGAAAGAGTTAGGGGTAAATGCGATCGAACTCATGCCCATTTTTGAATTTGATGAATTTGAAAACAGTCGCCCGAATCCTCAAACGGGAGAAACCTTATATAACTATTGGGGTTATAGTACGGTGGGCTTTTTTGCCCCGAAAGCAGGTTATGCCGCAACGGGTAAATTTGGAATGCAAGTCGATGAATTAAAAGCTCTTGTCAAAGAATTACATAAAAACGAGATAGAGATCATTCTGGATGTAGTTTTTAATCATACCGCCGAAGGTAACGAAAAAGGCCCCATCATTTCTTTTCGGGGTATTGATAATAAAACCTATTATATGCTGACTCCAGAAGGCTATTACTATAACTTCAGTGGTTGCGGTAATACCCTTAATTGCAATAATCCGATCGTGCGAGGAATCGTCCTTGATTGTCTTCGTTATTGGGCTTCAGAATATCATATTGACGGCTTTAGATTTGACTTAGCCTCTATTTTAGGACGAGATCCTTGGGGAGCCCCCCTAGCAAATCCTCCTTTACTCGAAACCCTTGCTTTTGACCCTATTTTGGCAAAATGTAAGCTCATTGCAGAAGCATGGGACGCTGGTGGACTCTATCAAGTTGGATCATTTCCAGCCTATGGGCGTTGGGGTGAATGGAACGGAAAATATCGGGATGGGGTTCGTAAATTTATCAAAGGAGATAGCACTGTGGGGGATATAGCCCAAAGATTACAAGGATCTCCTGATTTATATGCCCCTGCTGGTAGAGTTCCGGCTACTTCTATCAACTTTATCACTGCCCATGATGGTTTTACCCTAATGGATATGGTTTCTTATAATGAGAAACATAACGAAGCCAATGGGGAAAATAATAACGATGGTAGCAATGATAATGATAGTTGGAACTGCGGTTGGGAAGGAGAAACCGATGATCCGGGTATAAATGCTTTACGTCACCGTCAAATAAAGAATGCGATCGCTATTCTTATGGTATCTCAAGGAGTACCAATGATGCTCATGGGTGATGAAATGGGACGCACAAAATATGGTAACAATAACACCTATTGCCACGATAACGATCTCAACTGGTTAAATTGGAATTTATTGAAGAAAAATAATGATTTGTTCCAATTTACCAAAAATTGTATCGCCTTTCGTAAAGCTCATCCTGTACTAAGAAATACTCAGCACTTCCAAAACCGAGATTATGTTGGTAGTGGTTATGCTGACATCACTTGGCACGGCACAAAGGCTTGGAGTGCAGATTGGTCGCCTCTTAGTAAGACGATCGCATTTATGCTTTGTGGCAAACACGCTAAAGGCGGTACAGTAGAAGATAATTATATTTATGTCGCCATGAATGTCTATTGGGAAGCCACTTGGTTTGAGTTGCCAAATCTTCCACCTTCCTTAAAATGGCATATTTTTGCTAATACGGGAGTACCATCTCCTGAAGATAGTCATACAGTGGGAAATGAACCATTACTAGATAATCAATCTGGGTTATTATTAGGCGATCGATCTATGGTTATCCTAGTAGGAAAATAA
- a CDS encoding calcium-binding protein, whose translation MATITGTNRIILLPNLYYTERLIGTTSNDILSGLRGDDLMDGGNGDDSLYGGQLNSSYLDGRDTIVGGAGNDYVDGGNEDEINPYLDLNGDPTTTNTGILNPNFGGDSLDGGIGNDKIFGRAGHDYLNGGKGISSGNDYLDGGTGDDTVVGDHGSDILVGGEGDDLLAGGVGGVAGDSSLDWFVWTNPNEIGDRVQDFTKGLDKVVLNASTFGLNITGTAITSKPLSYSLATQSGLFANTTPFHRLDSSEYEKIIVGSGGFPDLSSALASATDDIVGIIPNGITSDVQPASLYYNNGGNYELIATFTNGVTPTQTSTTLFDILVY comes from the coding sequence ATGGCAACTATTACTGGTACAAACAGAATCATATTGCTTCCGAACTTATATTACACCGAAAGATTAATCGGAACAACAAGTAATGATATTCTTTCTGGTTTAAGAGGTGATGATCTCATGGATGGGGGAAACGGTGATGACTCCCTCTATGGTGGTCAACTTAATTCAAGTTATCTTGATGGTCGTGATACTATTGTTGGTGGTGCTGGAAACGATTATGTTGATGGTGGGAATGAAGACGAAATTAATCCCTATTTGGATTTGAATGGAGATCCTACCACTACGAATACAGGTATTTTAAATCCCAATTTCGGAGGAGATTCTTTAGACGGTGGTATTGGAAATGACAAAATTTTTGGTCGTGCAGGTCATGATTATCTTAATGGAGGAAAAGGTATTTCTTCGGGTAACGATTACTTAGATGGCGGTACAGGAGATGATACAGTAGTTGGAGATCATGGTTCAGATATTTTAGTTGGTGGAGAAGGAGATGATCTTCTTGCCGGAGGTGTTGGAGGAGTTGCAGGAGATAGTAGTCTTGATTGGTTTGTTTGGACGAATCCTAATGAAATCGGCGATCGAGTTCAAGATTTTACTAAAGGTTTAGATAAAGTTGTTCTAAACGCTAGTACTTTTGGTTTAAATATAACAGGAACAGCTATTACATCAAAACCTCTTTCTTATTCTTTGGCAACCCAATCAGGACTATTTGCAAATACAACTCCATTTCACAGATTAGATAGTTCTGAGTATGAAAAAATAATTGTTGGAAGTGGTGGTTTTCCCGATTTATCTTCAGCTTTAGCTAGTGCCACTGACGACATCGTTGGTATTATTCCTAACGGCATTACCAGTGATGTTCAACCTGCTTCCCTTTACTATAATAACGGCGGAAACTATGAATTAATTGCTACTTTTACTAATGGAGTAACTCCCACTCAAACCAGTACTACCTTATTTGATATTTTAGTGTATTAA
- a CDS encoding STAS domain-containing protein, which produces MEINISAIDNVQIVTIDGEIDSSVASQVTETIIPLVTEEAKIIIDMTQVAYMSSAGLRTLLSMHRQATAKEAHLILVGLSEEIKDTMSVTGFLNFFTVCTSVEEAKKQL; this is translated from the coding sequence ATGGAAATCAATATAAGTGCCATCGACAATGTGCAAATTGTTACTATTGATGGAGAAATAGATTCTTCTGTTGCCTCCCAAGTGACAGAAACTATTATTCCGTTAGTGACAGAAGAAGCAAAAATTATCATTGATATGACGCAAGTTGCCTATATGTCCAGTGCCGGATTAAGGACTTTGTTATCAATGCACCGTCAAGCAACAGCAAAAGAAGCACATCTAATTTTAGTGGGATTGTCAGAAGAGATAAAAGATACTATGTCAGTAACAGGATTTTTAAACTTTTTCACAGTCTGTACCTCTGTTGAAGAAGCAAAAAAACAGTTATAG
- a CDS encoding elongation factor G — protein MTQNSGESIRNIAIVGPYSSGKTTLLESLLFVSGAINRKGNVNDGNSVGDFSTESKNHKMTIEIASAYTEYEGINFTFLDCPGSVEFMQETYNVLVGAGAAIIVCEPSVSKVLTLAPLFKFLDDWQIPHLVYINKMDRSQDSFMDVLKAIKDVSSRPLVPQQYPIKQDQDIIGYIDLITEQAYHYHQGSEADLVSFPEHLKEVETEARQEMLETLADFDDHLLEELIEEIEPSQEEILKDLKMELGADLIVPVFFGIAQEDYGVRPLLDCLMKEAPEPSITAQRRGLNTPNQEPAIAQVLKTYYNAQGGRLSLVRVWQGKLTDGMTLNGVRVGGMYRLMGSQQKSLNYAQVGEIVALGRLEGIKTGETLTDSNKTIKSLPQAQIFEPVYGKAVVAENRRDEVKISGAIAKILEEDPSLKWEQDESTHEVVLWGQGEIHLQVTLERLKNKYNLSLVTQNPKIPYKETIRKGTKIHGRYKHQSGGHGAFGDVYLDIKPLSRGEGFQFHQTIVGGVVPKQYIPGVETGVREYLQTGPLGYPVVDIDVTLIDGSYHSVDSSEQAFKQAARIAMTDGMVECDPILLEPILQVDISVPSEFTSKVLQLITTHRGQILGYNAIADWKNWDQVNGYLPQAEMQDFIIELRSLSLGVGFFNWKYDHLDQVPDKVTLKVLATA, from the coding sequence ATGACTCAAAATAGCGGTGAATCGATTAGAAATATAGCGATCGTAGGGCCTTATTCTAGTGGAAAAACTACCTTATTAGAAAGTTTATTATTCGTTTCAGGGGCTATTAATCGCAAGGGAAATGTTAATGATGGAAATAGTGTAGGGGATTTTTCTACAGAATCAAAAAATCATAAAATGACGATCGAGATAGCTTCTGCTTATACTGAATATGAAGGGATTAATTTTACTTTTCTTGATTGTCCGGGATCGGTGGAATTTATGCAAGAAACCTATAATGTTTTAGTGGGTGCAGGAGCCGCTATTATCGTTTGTGAACCTTCTGTCAGTAAAGTTTTAACCCTTGCACCTTTGTTCAAATTCCTCGATGATTGGCAGATACCGCATTTAGTTTATATCAATAAAATGGATCGATCGCAAGATTCTTTTATGGATGTTTTAAAAGCAATCAAAGATGTTTCCAGTCGTCCTCTTGTACCCCAACAATACCCAATTAAACAAGATCAAGACATTATCGGTTACATTGATTTAATCACAGAACAAGCCTACCACTATCATCAAGGTAGCGAGGCAGATTTAGTGTCATTTCCTGAACATCTCAAAGAAGTGGAAACCGAAGCAAGACAAGAGATGCTAGAGACTTTAGCGGATTTTGATGATCATTTATTGGAAGAATTAATCGAGGAAATTGAGCCTTCTCAGGAAGAAATTCTTAAGGATTTAAAAATGGAATTGGGTGCAGATTTAATTGTACCTGTATTTTTTGGTATTGCTCAAGAAGATTATGGAGTACGCCCTTTACTCGATTGTCTCATGAAAGAAGCTCCCGAACCTAGTATTACGGCTCAAAGACGAGGACTCAATACCCCAAATCAAGAACCGGCGATCGCTCAGGTTTTAAAAACCTACTATAATGCCCAAGGTGGAAGGTTGTCTTTAGTCAGAGTTTGGCAAGGTAAATTAACCGATGGTATGACTCTTAATGGTGTGAGAGTGGGGGGAATGTATCGTTTAATGGGTAGTCAACAAAAATCCTTAAATTATGCGCAAGTCGGTGAAATTGTGGCATTAGGACGACTAGAAGGTATTAAAACTGGAGAAACTCTGACGGATTCTAATAAAACTATTAAATCTCTTCCTCAAGCTCAAATTTTTGAACCTGTTTATGGGAAAGCTGTCGTCGCTGAAAACCGCCGAGATGAAGTTAAAATCTCAGGTGCGATCGCCAAAATCCTAGAAGAAGATCCTTCGTTAAAATGGGAACAAGATGAAAGTACTCATGAAGTTGTATTGTGGGGACAAGGAGAAATTCATTTACAAGTGACTTTAGAAAGACTGAAAAATAAATATAACTTATCTCTGGTTACTCAAAATCCGAAAATTCCCTATAAAGAGACGATTCGTAAGGGAACAAAAATTCATGGACGTTATAAGCATCAAAGCGGTGGTCATGGAGCATTTGGGGATGTATATTTAGATATTAAACCTTTATCTCGGGGAGAAGGTTTCCAATTTCATCAAACTATTGTTGGTGGTGTTGTGCCAAAGCAATATATTCCGGGAGTGGAAACAGGAGTTAGAGAATATTTACAGACAGGTCCTTTAGGTTATCCTGTAGTTGATATTGATGTTACCCTTATTGATGGATCTTATCACTCGGTGGACAGTTCAGAACAAGCCTTTAAACAAGCGGCACGAATTGCTATGACAGATGGAATGGTGGAATGTGATCCCATTTTACTTGAACCCATCTTACAAGTTGATATTTCCGTACCTTCTGAATTTACATCTAAAGTACTACAGTTGATTACTACCCATCGAGGACAAATTTTAGGTTATAATGCGATCGCAGATTGGAAAAACTGGGATCAAGTTAATGGTTATTTACCCCAAGCCGAAATGCAAGATTTTATTATAGAATTACGATCGCTTAGTTTAGGAGTAGGCTTTTTTAATTGGAAATATGACCATTTAGATCAAGTACCTGATAAAGTGACTTTAAAAGTTTTAGCTACAGCATAA
- a CDS encoding anti-sigma factor antagonist (This anti-anti-sigma factor, or anti-sigma factor antagonist, belongs to a family that includes characterized members SpoIIAA, RsbV, RsfA, and RsfB.), producing the protein MALDINLVIEDDVAKITLAGELDGSNAADFKAKIEEAAAASVTKVVLFMADLEFMASAGLRVLVFSKQKMGANVDVYVIGAQEMILDTIEKTGLNHTLIIQDKY; encoded by the coding sequence ATGGCTTTAGATATTAATTTAGTAATAGAAGATGATGTTGCAAAAATTACTTTAGCAGGAGAACTAGACGGTAGTAATGCCGCCGATTTTAAGGCAAAAATTGAAGAAGCCGCCGCCGCTAGTGTAACTAAAGTAGTTTTGTTTATGGCAGACTTAGAGTTTATGGCTAGTGCTGGTTTGAGAGTTTTAGTGTTTTCTAAACAGAAAATGGGGGCAAATGTTGATGTTTACGTTATTGGCGCTCAGGAAATGATTTTAGATACGATCGAAAAAACAGGGCTTAATCACACTTTAATTATTCAAGACAAATATTAA
- a CDS encoding AGE family epimerase/isomerase, translating to MTISIDFPFSDLIAGYVTSYDQSQDIFSIKTSDGREFKIKISAMAYAKIIQNFDEGYPDATGNMRSMLEVGRFLFVYGVFYPDSEYFDAKQIIFAGAKKHDFVFEKQNWWINQINALGKFYIKAQFGDGEFDYRKYRTNLSISGIQSETSFRQETDTISRLVYGFATAFLMTGNDSFLKAAENGTEYLREHMRFEDLDEGIVYWYHGIDVNGDREEKIFASEFGDDYDAIPAYEQIYALAGPIQTYRCTGDPRIMADTEKTIKLFNEFFLDKGEHGSYFSHLDPIMLDPLSDTLGRNKGRKNWNSVGDHAPAYLINLWLATGKQEYADMLEDTFDTIAKHFPDFDNSPFVQEKFYQDWTPDRTWGWQQNRGVVGHNYKIAWNLMRMHSLKPKTEYEELAKKIANLMNEHGSDRQRGGCYDVVERIVPEGEKYHRYVWHDRKPWWQQEQMILAYFILSGVLNDQEYHRLARESAAFYNAWFLDLEDGGIYFNVLANGIPFLAGGNERGKGSHSMSGYHSFELCYLAAVYTNLLVTKQPMDFYFKPIPGGFADDILRVSPDILPPGSIKISKVEIDGEPYHSFDADALTVQLPKTDTRVKVKVTIVPA from the coding sequence ATGACTATTTCAATTGATTTTCCCTTTTCTGATCTTATCGCTGGTTATGTCACCAGTTATGATCAGTCTCAAGATATTTTCAGTATTAAAACTTCTGATGGAAGAGAATTTAAGATCAAAATAAGTGCGATGGCTTACGCCAAAATTATTCAAAATTTTGATGAAGGTTATCCCGATGCGACAGGTAATATGCGATCGATGTTAGAAGTCGGACGCTTTTTGTTTGTTTACGGAGTTTTCTATCCTGATAGTGAATACTTTGATGCCAAACAAATTATCTTTGCTGGAGCGAAAAAACACGATTTCGTTTTTGAGAAACAAAACTGGTGGATTAATCAGATTAACGCTTTAGGCAAGTTTTATATTAAAGCACAATTCGGTGATGGAGAATTTGACTACCGCAAGTATCGTACTAATCTTTCTATCAGTGGTATTCAATCTGAGACAAGTTTTCGTCAGGAAACCGATACTATTTCTCGTTTAGTTTATGGTTTCGCTACTGCTTTTTTAATGACAGGAAATGACAGTTTTCTGAAAGCGGCCGAAAATGGGACAGAATATTTGCGCGAACACATGAGATTTGAGGATCTCGATGAGGGGATCGTTTACTGGTATCATGGAATTGATGTAAATGGCGATCGAGAAGAAAAAATATTTGCCTCAGAATTTGGTGATGATTACGACGCAATTCCAGCCTATGAACAAATTTACGCCTTAGCAGGTCCTATTCAAACCTACCGTTGTACTGGTGATCCTCGCATTATGGCGGACACGGAAAAAACTATCAAACTATTTAATGAGTTTTTCTTAGATAAAGGAGAACATGGTAGTTATTTCTCTCACCTTGACCCCATCATGTTAGATCCTCTCAGTGACACTTTAGGACGCAATAAAGGTCGTAAAAACTGGAATTCCGTAGGGGATCACGCTCCTGCTTATCTGATTAATCTGTGGTTAGCTACGGGCAAACAGGAATATGCCGATATGTTGGAGGATACTTTTGATACGATCGCCAAGCATTTTCCTGATTTTGACAATAGTCCCTTTGTCCAAGAAAAATTCTATCAAGATTGGACTCCCGATCGAACTTGGGGATGGCAACAAAATCGAGGCGTAGTTGGTCATAACTACAAAATTGCTTGGAATTTGATGCGGATGCACAGTCTCAAACCTAAAACAGAATATGAAGAATTGGCGAAAAAAATCGCTAACTTGATGAATGAACACGGAAGCGATCGTCAAAGAGGTGGCTGTTATGATGTAGTGGAACGTATTGTCCCAGAAGGGGAAAAATATCATCGTTATGTATGGCACGATCGCAAACCTTGGTGGCAACAAGAACAAATGATTCTTGCTTACTTCATTTTATCTGGGGTATTAAATGATCAAGAATATCACCGTTTAGCCAGAGAATCGGCGGCATTCTACAACGCATGGTTCTTAGATTTAGAAGACGGAGGCATTTATTTTAACGTTTTAGCCAATGGTATTCCCTTCTTAGCAGGGGGTAACGAACGGGGTAAAGGTAGTCACTCCATGAGTGGTTATCATTCCTTTGAATTGTGTTATTTAGCGGCAGTTTACACCAATTTGCTCGTCACTAAACAACCGATGGATTTTTACTTTAAACCTATTCCAGGGGGTTTTGCCGACGATATTTTACGGGTTTCTCCTGATATTTTACCTCCGGGTAGTATCAAAATTAGCAAAGTAGAAATCGATGGCGAACCTTATCATAGTTTTGATGCAGACGCTTTAACGGTGCAATTACCAAAAACTGACACCAGAGTTAAAGTAAAAGTTACGATCGTTCCTGCATAA